The Notamacropus eugenii isolate mMacEug1 chromosome 4, mMacEug1.pri_v2, whole genome shotgun sequence DNA window AAGTGGGGAAGTACAGGCTTCTCCAGTTGGCATGTTATACAACACATGTACATTGAAATAcagatgttctttctttttttttatttaatcacAACACATCAGTACAACGGAGATCAAACCCAATCCAATGGAGGCCACTTAAAAATATACCTTTGAAAGAAATAAACCTGTTTAAAATGCTACTTTCACAGATGGAACCAAATTAAACAAACCATAACAAGAATGCAGAAAAGCCCTTAACGTCTTCAGTAATAAAATTCCTGTGCACCAGAAAGTGACAGATAATAGTTTTCCAGGTGAAAGAATACATGGGGAGGGGAGATTAAACATTCAATGTTTCCACAAGACTACTTGAATGAATGACCTCTAGCACACCAGGATGATTATCCACTGCAATGTTTCAAATGAATTTGAAGTTCTTAAGAATGAGGATATTCATAATAATGGCCAGAGTGTGATAAATTCAGGTTGTATTCTATAACTTTAGCCTCCCAgctaccttttcttctctctccacccctcccaATAGCTTACACCAAGACCCATCAAATCCTGACCTGTCACACTTCTGCTAGGGCAGGAGTGATTATTCCCTAGGTGAAAGTTGTCAATCACACCACACACCTAACAACAATTTAGTAAAGGACTCAAATTAAGAACTCACAAAATTCACCCACTTGCTACAGGACAGCTCATTCTTTTCTTGTATGAAGCTGATTGTTCTGATTTGTCAACGCTTtgttcaaaaatataaaaatcaaaatatagatTATTACCGCCCCCAAAAAAAGTGGTAATATCTTAAAGAACATCTTAATCTGTCAAAATATTCACAAGCAGAATTTATGTTAATGTTGAGCATAGtggtttggaaaaaaaatctaaaaagttGTAGCTAAACaagaaaaacataacaaaatactaaattaaaagtTTCAAAGTTTTCAGGCAAAAGTGGAATCATTTAGAAACAATGATACATGTTTACAAAGTGGATTAGACACTTAGTACAAACCTATCACAGGATGTTGGTTTATACCCACCACTGCAATTTAACATTTTGGACAAGTTTAgcaactaatttaaaaaaaaaactaatacaaaatgtaaaaaccaaaaggagagagaaaagaaaaccaaccaaTTTTTACAGTTCTTAAACAAATTTTATCTAAAAATGTACCTTTTTACTTATGATTTAAAGGTGAAGCTGGCAACAATCCAGCTCAGCTGGATTTTTAAGctttcccccatccctccctAAAGCTTTAGTTCTTTAAAAAGCTCCAATCTCAGTCCCCCAGGGTCTATAAGGCTTGCCAAGGTTTGTTGCCTGTGTTGGTGTCGAAGGGCTCAGTGAATTCGGGgacaataaatggaaagaaccaaagGAGAAGGGGAACGCAGATAGGGATGCCATGGAAGAGAGCAGAGGAGGAGAGAGTTTGGAAGAGGCAGTAACCACAGGGAGCACAGGTCCAAGGCTGCCATTAGGGGGCACTCTCAAGGAAGTGGTGTCAGCCTGGGCTGCTGTCATTCTCCCCTGGTGGTGTGGTTCTGTAGAAGATGCCGTagtgctgctgctattgctgtgACCATTCTGGGGCGGCGGCGGTGGCAGCAGCAAGGGATGAGAGATGTGAGGGGGATGTCCAAAGGCACTGCCCCAGGGAATATGTCCAATGCCTGTGTGTGCACTATTGGCAGCTTCCCGCTGAGAGGCATAATTGTTGAGATGAGAGACAAGTCGAACCCGGAGAGGATCAGACGTGTCTAGCCCTTCAATGATACTAAGGTAACGGGCAACTTCAGCCAGGCATTCTCTAAATCCTAAACTCCGGTAATCCATGGCAAGAGCATGAGCATCAAAATAGCCtgagaaaaaaggaacaaaagaaaaacctcaGGTCACTGCTATAAATATGCTGCTACATCTTAATCACACTCCTTCCTGACAAATGCAGAAAGCATAAACGATATGCACAGGTTCTACTGGAAAACCAAGTAAATATTTTCCACATTTCTTCACATACATCAGAATGTCTAAGgtcaaacaaaaatatttcattttgaattaATAGTATATGCTTGCTAATGGCTTATGTTCAAAGTCCACTTACCAGTGATACCAAGCAGAAAGTGGAATTATACACTACTAGCTGATGGCACTGTTCATTCGTTTTAATGCTTTCCTTCAATGCCAGAAAAATGCATCCAGCAAAGAGAACTCACAGCACAGTGCAATTCACCAAACACACAGTTGAAGAATGTTATCTATCATCATAGGGCTTTTACAGGCATTTA harbors:
- the HEY1 gene encoding hairy/enhancer-of-split related with YRPW motif protein 1, which encodes MKRVHPDSSSSDSELDETIEVEKESADENGNLSSAPGSMSPSTSSQILARKRRRGIIEKRRRDRINNSLSELRRLVPSAFEKQGSAKLEKAEILQMTVDHLKMLHSAGGKGYFDAHALAMDYRSLGFRECLAEVARYLSIIEGLDTSDPLRVRLVSHLNNYASQREAANSAHTGIGHIPWGSAFGHPPHISHPLLLPPPPPQNGHSNSSSTTASSTEPHHQGRMTAAQADTTSLRVPPNGSLGPVLPVVTASSKLSPPLLSSMASLSAFPFSFGSFHLLSPNSLSPSTPTQATNLGKPYRPWGTEIGAF